One stretch of Pseudoalteromonas shioyasakiensis DNA includes these proteins:
- the tolC gene encoding outer membrane channel protein TolC — translation MKKTLLAALIGFSSALTATASYAEDLLQVYEIATANDPTVLKAKAQADAQAYESDRALSALLPQIGLSLGYQSTKSDLYDGNDATGYTGYDYDPDEFSRSISLNQTLFDLGAWNSLGIADKQALQANAQYDFARQDLIVRVAEGYFNVLSAIDNLEFVQAEKRAIERQLQQTKERYAVGLTAITDVHEAQAQYDNSVAQEIVAKNSVETAREQLREITGKYHAKLDMLNTETFSTVAPKKQSTDYIEIAKDNNLNLQVSKVTVDIAKDQIDLAKAGHYPKLTLNASYGDSLTDLNSNSHKPREDSAKIGVNFSLPIYSGGATTAATEQARAYYVAASEDLEASLRAVTRSVITSYNQVVSDIATYKALQQAVVSAESALKATEAGFEVGTRTIVDVLISTQNLYNAKSNLANVRYRYVVSTLRLKQAAGTLTSEDLAAINQGLKEI, via the coding sequence ATGAAAAAAACACTACTCGCTGCGCTGATCGGGTTTTCAAGCGCACTGACTGCAACAGCTAGTTATGCTGAAGACTTACTGCAAGTATACGAGATTGCTACGGCAAACGATCCTACCGTACTTAAAGCAAAAGCCCAAGCAGATGCGCAAGCCTATGAGAGCGATCGCGCGTTAAGTGCACTATTACCACAAATTGGTTTAAGCCTTGGTTATCAATCAACCAAATCAGATCTTTATGACGGTAATGATGCAACGGGTTATACTGGTTATGACTATGATCCTGATGAATTTAGCCGTAGTATCAGCTTAAACCAAACACTGTTTGATTTAGGCGCATGGAATTCACTTGGTATTGCAGATAAACAAGCACTACAAGCAAATGCTCAGTACGACTTTGCTCGCCAAGATTTAATCGTTCGTGTTGCTGAGGGTTACTTCAACGTACTAAGTGCAATCGATAACCTTGAGTTCGTACAAGCAGAAAAGCGCGCTATCGAGCGCCAATTGCAACAAACTAAAGAACGTTATGCGGTTGGTTTAACAGCGATTACTGATGTTCACGAAGCGCAAGCTCAGTACGATAACTCTGTTGCGCAAGAAATTGTTGCTAAGAATAGTGTTGAAACAGCTCGTGAGCAGCTTCGCGAAATCACAGGTAAATACCACGCTAAATTAGATATGTTGAATACCGAAACGTTTTCAACGGTTGCACCTAAAAAACAGTCAACTGACTACATCGAAATTGCAAAAGACAACAACTTAAATCTGCAAGTTTCAAAAGTCACGGTTGATATTGCTAAAGATCAAATCGATTTAGCAAAAGCGGGGCATTATCCGAAGCTAACATTAAATGCTTCATATGGTGACAGCCTAACTGACTTAAACAGTAACTCACATAAGCCACGTGAAGATAGTGCTAAAATTGGCGTAAACTTTAGCCTGCCTATCTACTCAGGTGGTGCAACTACCGCTGCAACTGAGCAAGCTCGTGCTTACTATGTCGCGGCAAGTGAAGACTTAGAAGCAAGCTTACGTGCAGTAACCCGCTCAGTTATCACATCATACAACCAAGTGGTATCTGACATCGCAACTTATAAAGCTCTACAACAAGCTGTTGTTTCTGCTGAAAGTGCGCTTAAAGCAACTGAAGCAGGCTTTGAAGTTGGTACACGTACTATCGTAGACGTACTGATCAGCACGCAAAACCTTTATAATGCAAAAAGTAATTTAGCAAACGTTCGTTACCGCTATGTTGTTTCAACACTTCGTTTGAAGCAAGCTGCTGGTACACTAACAAGCGAAGACCTTGCGGCAATTAACCAAGGTTTAAAAGAAATCTAG
- a CDS encoding NUDIX domain-containing protein: MKISAISQFNHDDIELKPIERVYDGFFKINTYRFHHALFAGGKSVEVKREILERGHAVAVLPYDPTTDQVLLIEQIRIGALASKQSPWLLECIAGMADGSTDYEDVAKREAFEEAGIELNELEFMMSYLSSPGGTTERLYLYLARTDLAGYQGGIFGLDNEDEDIKTHVMSYDEAMLRLEQGEIDNAATVISLQWLALNKQRILSDWKNS, translated from the coding sequence ATGAAAATATCAGCAATCTCACAATTTAACCATGATGACATAGAGTTAAAGCCGATTGAGCGTGTTTATGATGGTTTCTTTAAAATTAATACCTATCGCTTTCATCATGCATTGTTTGCTGGTGGTAAATCGGTAGAAGTTAAACGCGAAATATTAGAACGTGGTCATGCTGTTGCAGTACTTCCTTATGACCCTACGACCGACCAAGTTTTATTAATCGAGCAAATCCGAATAGGTGCGTTAGCATCCAAGCAGTCACCTTGGTTGCTTGAGTGTATTGCAGGCATGGCTGATGGCAGTACTGATTACGAAGATGTTGCTAAGCGAGAAGCATTTGAAGAAGCGGGCATTGAGCTTAATGAGCTAGAATTTATGATGTCTTACCTTTCAAGCCCAGGTGGTACAACTGAGCGTTTGTATTTATATTTAGCACGCACTGACTTAGCTGGGTATCAAGGTGGAATTTTTGGTCTAGATAATGAAGATGAAGATATCAAAACTCATGTAATGTCATACGATGAGGCTATGTTACGTTTAGAGCAAGGTGAAATAGACAATGCTGCCACAGTTATCTCATTACAGTGGTTAGCACTGAATAAGCAACGTATACTGTCTGATTGGAAAAACTCATAG
- a CDS encoding DUF1249 domain-containing protein — translation MSYVSAQQRYIQSLPKYLTLCEHNYVRALKLLPHERRVGQERKVQLGHSTFAVKVDDTAKYTTDISISQEAGNLASVKPLYLTVRMYHDAKVAEIVHHDFHQRIKPSYAYPNPNMHQKDEKYQLNAFLYDWLIACVENGRAVLNWDVNNGLV, via the coding sequence TTGTCGTATGTCAGTGCCCAGCAGCGTTATATTCAAAGCTTACCTAAGTATTTAACTTTGTGTGAGCATAACTATGTGCGTGCGCTTAAACTATTACCACATGAGCGTCGTGTAGGTCAGGAGCGAAAGGTGCAATTAGGCCATAGTACCTTTGCTGTTAAAGTTGACGATACAGCAAAATACACCACAGATATTTCTATTAGCCAAGAGGCGGGTAATTTAGCCTCAGTTAAGCCTTTGTATTTAACTGTGCGTATGTACCATGATGCGAAAGTAGCCGAAATTGTGCATCATGATTTTCATCAGCGTATTAAGCCTTCTTACGCTTATCCAAACCCGAACATGCATCAAAAAGATGAAAAATATCAGCTTAATGCCTTTTTGTATGACTGGCTGATTGCTTGTGTTGAAAATGGCCGAGCAGTTTTAAATTGGGATGTAAACAATGGCTTGGTTTAG
- a CDS encoding metallophosphoesterase, whose protein sequence is MAWFSNAYHFDKTALKVAHITDCHLSKDTSGEYFSVNTAAYFARCLQAIAEQNADCVVFGGDLTQDHSSESYQLFAKLIEDAALNCPVFWLPGNHDELFEYEALTSSQILSSKRITFLGGQLLLVNSKGSTPAGWVTQTHLNELSEAIGQVPSVVFCHHNPLPIQAYLDKHMLENGPQFLNTCVNSQQCIGVFHGHVHHEYTQNYRDLSVFATPASSIQFTKHTMAWQQEDLGPAFRLINLNIDGQQNLLLSTDVVWLNE, encoded by the coding sequence ATGGCTTGGTTTAGTAATGCCTACCATTTTGATAAAACAGCGCTAAAAGTCGCTCATATCACTGACTGCCATCTATCAAAAGATACTAGTGGTGAATACTTTAGCGTGAATACGGCAGCATATTTTGCGCGTTGTTTACAGGCTATTGCTGAGCAAAATGCGGATTGTGTGGTGTTTGGTGGTGATTTAACACAAGATCACAGCAGTGAGTCTTATCAGCTTTTTGCTAAGTTAATAGAAGACGCAGCGCTCAATTGTCCGGTATTTTGGCTGCCGGGTAATCATGATGAACTTTTTGAATATGAAGCGCTTACAAGTTCACAAATTCTAAGTAGTAAACGTATTACCTTTTTAGGTGGGCAACTACTTTTGGTAAACTCAAAAGGTTCGACCCCTGCAGGCTGGGTAACACAAACACATTTAAATGAATTAAGCGAGGCGATAGGACAAGTCCCGAGCGTAGTGTTTTGTCATCATAATCCGCTACCTATTCAGGCTTACTTAGATAAGCATATGTTAGAAAATGGTCCGCAGTTTTTAAATACCTGTGTCAACAGTCAGCAGTGTATTGGCGTGTTCCATGGCCATGTTCATCATGAGTACACTCAAAACTACCGTGATCTCAGCGTGTTTGCGACACCAGCCAGTTCGATACAATTTACTAAGCACACCATGGCATGGCAGCAAGAGGACTTAGGCCCTGCATTTCGACTCATCAACTTAAACATTGATGGGCAACAAAATTTACTGTTAAGCACGGATGTAGTATGGCTAAACGAGTAA
- a CDS encoding esterase YqiA (Displays esterase activity toward palmitoyl-CoA and pNP-butyrate), whose amino-acid sequence MAKRVIYIHGFNSSEQSYKAVRFGKHMAQFDVDYQVPRLTHEPLHAILQLEQLLNDDTVLLGSSLGGFYATYLSQRYSIPAVVINPAVRPFELLDNYLGENYNPYQDSHYELGTRHMDALRSLYLPQLDTPSLIYLLQQTGDEVLPFQQAVKYYSQCKQHVEFGGDHSFIGFEQTFASIVDFLKIT is encoded by the coding sequence ATGGCTAAACGAGTAATTTATATACACGGTTTTAATAGCTCTGAGCAATCTTATAAAGCAGTTCGTTTTGGTAAGCATATGGCGCAATTCGATGTAGATTATCAGGTGCCGCGACTAACTCATGAGCCGTTACATGCAATTTTACAATTAGAACAACTGTTAAATGATGATACTGTATTACTAGGTAGTTCATTAGGCGGTTTTTATGCGACCTATTTGTCGCAACGTTATTCGATACCCGCGGTGGTAATTAATCCTGCGGTTCGCCCATTTGAGTTACTCGATAACTATTTAGGGGAAAATTATAACCCGTATCAAGATAGTCACTATGAACTTGGTACTCGTCACATGGATGCATTGCGCAGTTTATATTTGCCGCAATTAGACACCCCTTCATTGATTTATTTGTTACAGCAAACGGGCGATGAAGTACTGCCTTTTCAGCAGGCGGTTAAATATTATTCTCAGTGTAAGCAACACGTTGAATTTGGAGGCGATCATAGTTTTATCGGCTTCGAACAAACCTTTGCAAGTATTGTGGATTTTCTTAAAATCACGTAA
- the parE gene encoding DNA topoisomerase IV subunit B — translation MSQQNYNAEAIEVLNGLEPVKRRPGMYTDTVRPNHLGQEVIDNSVDEAMAGHATKIDVILHEDNSLEVIDDGRGMPIDIHPEEGIPGVELIFTKLHAGGKFSNKNYQFSGGLHGVGISVVNALSTRVEVTVRRDAQQFRMAFENGDKVEDLNVIGTVGKRNTGTTVRFWPDASYFDSANFSLTKLNHLLKAKAVLCPGLRIKFTNKQTKESQEWYYETGLKDYLVEAVKGFEVLPKEPFIGEFSSSTEGADWAVVWLPEGGESIAESYVNLIPTAQGGTHVNGLRQGLLEAMREFCEFRNLLPRGVKLTPDDIWERCSYVLSVKMQDPQFAGQTKEKLSSRSCAAFVSGVVKDSFSLWLNEHTETAELLAELCISNAQRRLRAAKKVVRKRITSGPALPGKLTDCSAQDNDRTELFLVEGDSAGGSAKQARDREFQAIMPLRGKILNTWEVESGQILASQEVHDISVALGIDPDSSDLSGLRYNKICILADADSDGLHIATLLCALFVRHFPSLIKQGHVYVAMPPLFRIDIGKEVYYALDEDEKNGILARIEAEKKRGKVNVQRFKGLGEMNPLQLRETTMDPNTRRLVQLTLDEEEQTMEMMDMLLAKKRSSDRRQWLEDHGNRAEV, via the coding sequence ATGAGTCAGCAAAATTATAACGCCGAAGCAATTGAAGTCTTAAACGGGTTAGAGCCCGTAAAACGCCGCCCAGGTATGTATACCGATACGGTTCGTCCTAACCACTTAGGTCAAGAGGTTATCGATAACAGTGTCGATGAAGCAATGGCAGGTCATGCAACAAAAATAGATGTCATCCTTCATGAAGATAACTCGCTTGAGGTTATCGATGATGGCCGTGGTATGCCAATTGATATACACCCAGAAGAGGGTATTCCGGGTGTGGAACTTATTTTTACCAAGCTGCACGCTGGTGGTAAGTTCTCTAATAAAAACTATCAGTTTTCAGGTGGTTTACACGGTGTAGGTATTTCGGTTGTGAATGCGCTATCGACTCGTGTTGAAGTTACCGTCCGTCGTGATGCACAGCAATTTCGCATGGCCTTTGAAAACGGCGATAAAGTTGAAGACTTAAACGTGATTGGCACTGTGGGCAAACGTAACACAGGTACAACCGTGCGTTTTTGGCCTGATGCCAGCTATTTTGACTCAGCTAACTTCTCTCTTACTAAGCTTAATCATTTATTAAAAGCCAAAGCGGTATTATGCCCAGGCCTGCGCATTAAGTTTACCAACAAGCAAACTAAAGAAAGCCAAGAGTGGTATTACGAAACGGGCTTAAAAGACTATCTAGTTGAAGCAGTTAAAGGCTTTGAAGTATTACCAAAAGAACCTTTTATTGGTGAGTTTTCAAGCTCAACAGAAGGCGCTGACTGGGCTGTTGTGTGGCTACCAGAAGGTGGTGAATCGATCGCTGAGAGTTATGTTAACTTAATTCCTACCGCTCAAGGCGGTACGCATGTCAATGGCTTGCGTCAAGGCTTGCTTGAAGCGATGCGTGAATTCTGTGAATTCAGAAACTTATTACCACGAGGCGTAAAGCTTACCCCAGATGATATCTGGGAGCGTTGTAGCTACGTATTGTCGGTTAAAATGCAAGACCCGCAGTTTGCAGGCCAAACGAAAGAGAAGTTATCATCTCGCTCATGTGCTGCGTTTGTCTCGGGTGTGGTGAAAGACTCATTCAGTTTATGGTTAAACGAACATACTGAAACCGCTGAATTATTAGCTGAGCTATGTATCTCAAATGCACAGCGCCGTTTACGTGCTGCTAAAAAAGTAGTGCGTAAGCGCATTACCTCAGGCCCTGCATTACCCGGTAAATTAACTGATTGTAGCGCTCAAGATAATGACCGCACTGAACTGTTTTTAGTAGAGGGTGACTCTGCAGGTGGTTCAGCAAAACAAGCGCGCGACCGTGAATTCCAAGCAATTATGCCGCTGCGCGGTAAAATATTAAATACGTGGGAAGTTGAGTCAGGGCAAATTTTAGCATCACAAGAGGTGCATGATATTTCTGTGGCCCTTGGTATCGACCCTGACTCAAGTGATTTATCTGGTCTGCGTTATAACAAAATTTGTATTTTGGCCGATGCTGACTCGGATGGATTACACATTGCCACCTTGCTTTGTGCGCTGTTTGTTCGTCACTTTCCATCGCTAATAAAACAAGGCCACGTGTACGTAGCTATGCCTCCGCTATTTCGTATCGACATTGGTAAAGAGGTTTATTACGCCCTTGATGAAGATGAAAAGAACGGTATTTTAGCGCGCATTGAAGCCGAGAAAAAACGCGGTAAAGTCAATGTTCAACGCTTCAAAGGGTTAGGTGAAATGAATCCGTTACAATTACGCGAAACGACCATGGATCCTAATACACGTCGTTTAGTGCAATTAACCTTGGACGAAGAAGAGCAAACTATGGAAATGATGGATATGTTACTTGCGAAGAAACGTTCGTCAGACCGCCGTCAGTGGTTAGAAGATCACGGTAACCGCGCTGAAGTTTAA
- a CDS encoding PQQ-dependent sugar dehydrogenase — MKKILTSILSLSLLSAPVMAKDILDKLTVTDGFSISLFADDVENARQIAVSKRGIVYAGSRKAGNVYALIDHNSDGVADRKMVIATGLEMPSGLAIKDGDLYVAEVSRIIRFKDIDKNLKDPKFDVVYDKFPTDRHHGWKFISFAPTGELIVPVGVPCNICAEDDKYGRIFSLDVDTKEIKTIAKGVRNSVGFDYHPTTNAFWFSDNGRDMMGDDMPPCEINRVGEGEEGAHYGFPYVHAGAILDPEFGKGKSIADYKSPALALGAHVAPLGIHFYNGKQFPAKYKEQLFVAEHGSWNRSKKSGYRVMLANVEQGRITKYTPFITGFMQNEETFGRPVAFAELADGSLLISDDFANAIYRVSAKKK; from the coding sequence ATGAAAAAAATACTGACCTCAATATTATCGCTGAGCTTGTTATCAGCGCCTGTAATGGCAAAAGATATTCTTGATAAGTTAACAGTTACTGATGGTTTTTCTATTAGTCTGTTTGCTGATGATGTTGAAAATGCGCGTCAAATAGCGGTTTCAAAAAGAGGCATTGTTTACGCAGGTTCCCGTAAAGCAGGAAATGTTTATGCTCTGATTGATCACAACAGTGATGGTGTGGCTGATAGAAAAATGGTTATTGCCACAGGTCTTGAAATGCCATCAGGTTTAGCAATCAAAGACGGTGACTTATATGTGGCTGAAGTGTCACGCATCATTCGCTTTAAAGACATCGATAAAAACCTAAAAGATCCAAAATTCGATGTGGTTTACGACAAGTTTCCGACTGATCGTCACCATGGTTGGAAGTTCATTAGTTTTGCGCCAACGGGTGAGCTAATTGTGCCTGTGGGTGTGCCATGTAACATTTGTGCTGAAGACGACAAGTACGGTCGTATCTTTTCGTTAGATGTGGATACAAAAGAAATTAAAACAATCGCCAAAGGAGTTCGTAACTCAGTTGGTTTTGATTATCATCCTACAACTAATGCATTTTGGTTCAGTGACAATGGCCGTGACATGATGGGTGATGATATGCCACCTTGTGAAATTAACCGTGTTGGTGAAGGTGAAGAGGGCGCCCATTATGGTTTCCCTTATGTTCACGCAGGTGCAATTTTAGATCCTGAGTTTGGTAAAGGTAAAAGTATTGCCGACTACAAATCACCAGCTCTTGCATTAGGTGCTCATGTTGCACCACTGGGTATTCATTTTTATAACGGCAAGCAGTTCCCTGCGAAATACAAAGAACAGCTGTTTGTTGCTGAGCATGGCTCTTGGAACCGCAGTAAAAAATCAGGCTATAGAGTGATGCTAGCGAATGTTGAGCAAGGTCGTATTACTAAGTACACCCCGTTCATCACAGGCTTTATGCAAAACGAAGAAACATTTGGTCGCCCAGTTGCATTTGCAGAGCTTGCAGATGGCAGCTTATTGATCTCAGACGACTTTGCTAACGCGATTTATCGTGTTAGTGCTAAGAAAAAATAG
- the parC gene encoding DNA topoisomerase IV subunit A — protein MSDTDTLLMQGVEQQTMGRFTEDAYLNYSMYVIMDRALPHVGDGLKPVQRRIIYAMSELGLSAQAKYKKSARTVGDVLGKYHPHGDSACYEAMVLMAQPFSYRYPLVDGQGNWGAADDPKSFAAMRYTEARLSKFSEVLLKELGQGTVDWTANFDGTLDEPMVLPARLPHILLNGVTGIAVGMATDIPPHNVREVASACCLLLDKPKTEIEELLELVHAPDYPTEAEIITPKDDIRKIYQTGRGSIKMRAIYTEEQGDIVITALPHQCSGAKVLEQIAAQMNAKKLPMVADLRDESDHENPTRIVIVPRSNRIKAEPLMAHLFATTDLEKNYRVNLNMLGLDGRPQVKDLRSILTEWLTFRRETVRRRLQHRLDKVLARLHILEGLLTAFLNIDEVIEIIRTEDKPKPVLMERFGLTDIQAEAILELKLRHLAKLEEFKIKGEQDELALERDKLEQTLGSERRMSTLMKKEIQEAAEMYGDERRSPVVERVEAKALSEKDLIPSESVTVVLSEKGWARVGKGHDLDVEGLSYKSGDSYKASARGKSNQPAVFLDSSGRAFATDAHSLPSARSQGEPMTGRFNLSSGANFEHVVMAEDNQVLLMASDAGYGFISDFKDLVSKNKNGKALVSVPKGGELLAPIRVTDVATDYCMAISNEGRMLLFPLRDLPKLSKGKGNKIISIPSAKVQAREEFVKVLAVVPEGSSVTLHAGKRKLTLKPSDLEHYHGERGRRGNKLPRGLQRVDEAVIEFTQVDDNEEPTSEVTE, from the coding sequence ATGAGTGATACAGATACCTTGCTGATGCAAGGCGTAGAACAACAAACAATGGGGCGCTTTACTGAAGACGCCTACTTAAACTACTCAATGTACGTCATTATGGACCGTGCTTTACCTCACGTAGGTGACGGTCTAAAACCTGTACAGCGTCGTATCATTTATGCAATGAGCGAACTGGGGTTATCGGCGCAAGCAAAATATAAAAAATCAGCGCGTACCGTGGGTGATGTACTAGGTAAATACCACCCGCATGGTGATAGTGCTTGTTACGAAGCGATGGTGTTAATGGCACAGCCGTTTTCTTATCGCTACCCGCTGGTGGATGGTCAAGGTAACTGGGGGGCTGCGGATGATCCTAAGTCATTTGCTGCAATGCGTTACACCGAAGCGCGTTTATCTAAGTTCTCAGAAGTTCTACTAAAAGAGCTTGGTCAAGGCACCGTAGATTGGACCGCAAACTTTGACGGCACACTCGATGAGCCAATGGTATTGCCTGCGCGTTTACCGCATATCTTACTTAATGGTGTAACCGGTATTGCAGTGGGTATGGCAACTGATATACCCCCACATAATGTTCGTGAAGTTGCCAGTGCTTGTTGTTTATTACTTGATAAGCCAAAGACTGAAATCGAAGAGTTGCTTGAGTTAGTGCATGCGCCTGACTACCCAACAGAAGCTGAGATCATCACACCGAAAGACGATATTCGTAAGATTTATCAAACTGGACGTGGCTCTATCAAGATGCGTGCAATTTACACTGAAGAGCAAGGCGACATTGTGATCACTGCGCTGCCTCACCAGTGTTCAGGTGCAAAAGTGCTCGAGCAAATAGCAGCTCAAATGAATGCTAAAAAGCTGCCGATGGTTGCGGATTTACGTGACGAATCTGATCACGAAAATCCAACCCGTATTGTAATTGTTCCACGCTCAAACCGCATTAAAGCTGAGCCATTAATGGCTCACTTATTTGCAACCACAGATTTAGAAAAAAACTACCGTGTAAACCTAAACATGCTTGGCCTTGATGGTCGTCCGCAAGTTAAAGATTTACGTAGTATCTTAACAGAGTGGTTAACGTTCCGCCGCGAAACAGTTCGCCGTCGCTTACAACACCGTTTAGATAAAGTACTCGCACGCTTACATATTTTAGAAGGTTTATTAACGGCTTTTTTAAACATTGATGAAGTCATCGAAATTATCCGTACTGAAGATAAACCAAAGCCTGTTTTAATGGAGCGTTTTGGTTTAACTGATATTCAAGCGGAAGCGATTTTAGAGTTAAAACTACGTCATTTAGCAAAACTTGAAGAGTTCAAGATAAAAGGTGAGCAAGATGAGCTTGCGCTTGAGCGTGACAAGTTAGAGCAAACTCTTGGTTCAGAGCGTCGTATGTCGACCTTGATGAAAAAAGAAATCCAAGAAGCGGCTGAAATGTACGGTGATGAACGTCGCTCGCCAGTCGTTGAGCGTGTCGAAGCTAAAGCACTTAGTGAAAAAGATCTTATCCCTTCAGAGTCAGTCACCGTTGTATTATCTGAAAAAGGCTGGGCTCGTGTCGGTAAAGGTCATGATTTAGATGTTGAAGGACTAAGTTATAAATCAGGCGACAGCTATAAAGCCTCTGCGCGAGGTAAGAGTAATCAGCCAGCAGTGTTCCTTGACTCAAGTGGTCGTGCTTTTGCGACTGATGCGCATAGCCTACCTTCAGCACGAAGCCAAGGTGAGCCTATGACTGGGCGTTTTAATTTAAGTTCTGGCGCTAACTTTGAGCATGTGGTGATGGCAGAAGATAACCAAGTGTTGTTAATGGCTTCAGATGCGGGTTACGGCTTTATTAGCGACTTTAAAGATCTTGTGAGTAAGAACAAAAACGGTAAAGCGCTGGTTAGCGTACCTAAAGGCGGTGAATTACTCGCGCCAATTAGAGTTACTGATGTAGCGACAGATTACTGTATGGCTATTTCTAACGAAGGCCGAATGTTGTTATTCCCACTGCGCGATCTACCTAAGCTTAGTAAGGGTAAAGGAAATAAGATTATTTCTATTCCTAGTGCGAAAGTACAAGCTCGTGAAGAGTTCGTAAAAGTGCTCGCGGTTGTACCAGAAGGCAGTAGTGTAACCTTACATGCAGGAAAGCGAAAACTGACACTTAAACCAAGTGATCTTGAGCATTACCATGGCGAACGGGGTAGGCGAGGTAACAAGTTACCGCGTGGTCTACAACGGGTAGATGAAGCTGTTATTGAATTTACACAAGTTGATGATAATGAAGAGCCAACTTCAGAAGTAACAGAATAA
- a CDS encoding 1-acylglycerol-3-phosphate O-acyltransferase → MLAFFRIIFMALFIILSCVFGLLLCIVKPFHTNNVHIISGWFCKVAKILGVKLELKYHDDPKNIGPAVYVANHQNNYDLFTLPAMVPENCVSLGKKSLKWIPFFGQLYWLSGNILIDRANRSKAAGTISKSAEKIKQKGLSVWMFPEGTRSYGRGLLPFKTGAFHTAMSADVPVVPVCMSTTHKTIKLNRWDNGTIYLEMLAPIYLDKDVSARDHASHVHQIMAAKITELDAQVRNK, encoded by the coding sequence TTGTTAGCTTTTTTTCGCATCATTTTCATGGCTTTATTTATAATTTTAAGCTGTGTGTTTGGTTTGCTCTTATGTATTGTTAAGCCATTTCATACCAATAATGTACATATTATTTCAGGTTGGTTTTGCAAGGTAGCTAAAATTTTAGGTGTAAAACTTGAGCTTAAATACCACGATGATCCAAAAAATATAGGCCCTGCTGTATATGTGGCAAATCATCAAAATAACTATGACCTATTCACTTTACCTGCCATGGTGCCAGAGAACTGCGTAAGCCTAGGTAAAAAAAGCCTTAAATGGATCCCGTTTTTTGGTCAGCTGTATTGGTTATCGGGTAACATATTGATTGACCGTGCAAATCGTTCAAAAGCCGCAGGCACAATTTCTAAATCAGCTGAGAAAATAAAACAAAAAGGTCTATCTGTTTGGATGTTTCCTGAGGGCACACGAAGCTATGGTCGTGGTTTATTACCTTTTAAAACAGGGGCATTTCACACAGCAATGAGTGCTGATGTGCCCGTTGTGCCAGTTTGTATGAGTACAACGCACAAAACTATTAAGCTAAATCGCTGGGATAATGGTACAATTTACCTCGAAATGTTAGCGCCGATTTATCTTGATAAAGACGTATCTGCTCGTGACCATGCTTCACATGTTCATCAGATTATGGCTGCTAAAATAACTGAATTAGATGCTCAAGTGAGAAACAAATAA
- the rraB gene encoding ribonuclease E inhibitor RraB has translation MENWREITEDIVTSLLEDGSDPEVLYEVEHHFVSENFEKLEQAALAAFKLGYDVEEPAELELEDGEKVWSFDVVVECELDVEAIMEDVDKLEALAQQTGVEYDGWGTYFQE, from the coding sequence ATGGAAAATTGGCGCGAAATTACTGAAGACATCGTTACTTCATTACTTGAAGATGGCTCAGATCCTGAAGTACTTTATGAAGTGGAACACCACTTTGTTAGCGAAAATTTTGAAAAGTTAGAGCAAGCAGCTTTAGCCGCTTTTAAACTAGGCTACGATGTTGAAGAGCCAGCTGAACTTGAGCTAGAAGACGGCGAGAAAGTATGGAGCTTTGACGTGGTTGTTGAGTGTGAGCTTGACGTAGAAGCTATTATGGAAGATGTCGATAAGCTAGAAGCACTTGCTCAGCAAACAGGTGTTGAATACGACGGCTGGGGCACTTACTTTCAGGAATAA